In Rhodospirillales bacterium, a single window of DNA contains:
- a CDS encoding DMT family transporter, protein MTARPPVLDSTAWLLLIALSLVWGASFFFAEVALADLPPVTIVAARMVIGAAGLWVIVAIVRVVLPRDRRTWCDLLVMGLLNNALPFCLIVSSQVWVTGGFASVLNATTPVFGVIAAHVFTTDERLTPNRLAGVVLGFLGVVVLMGPSILGNVSDQIIGGLLLIAAAISYATAGLWGRRLRHLPPVSAATCQASCSMVMLVPLALVVDAPWALPNPSIEVWLSLLGIGLLSTSLAYLMFFAILKRAGGSNVMLVTLMVPPSATLLGVLVLAEPVSTGQLIGMVLICLGLVAIDGRLLRRFRTA, encoded by the coding sequence ATGACTGCCCGCCCCCCTGTTCTCGATAGCACCGCCTGGCTTCTTCTGATCGCGCTCTCGCTCGTGTGGGGCGCGTCGTTCTTCTTCGCCGAGGTGGCGCTTGCCGACCTGCCGCCGGTGACCATCGTTGCGGCCCGCATGGTGATCGGCGCGGCGGGGCTTTGGGTCATCGTCGCTATCGTTCGGGTCGTCCTTCCCCGGGATCGACGGACATGGTGTGACCTCCTGGTAATGGGGTTGCTGAACAACGCGCTGCCGTTCTGCCTGATCGTGTCGAGCCAGGTCTGGGTCACCGGCGGGTTCGCCAGTGTGCTGAATGCCACCACGCCCGTGTTCGGCGTCATCGCCGCCCACGTCTTCACCACTGATGAACGCCTCACGCCCAATCGGCTGGCGGGTGTCGTGCTGGGCTTCCTCGGCGTCGTCGTGCTGATGGGCCCGTCGATCCTTGGGAACGTCTCGGACCAGATCATCGGCGGCCTGCTGCTGATCGCTGCGGCGATCTCCTACGCGACGGCCGGTCTCTGGGGGCGGCGTCTGCGTCATCTGCCGCCGGTCAGCGCGGCAACCTGCCAGGCCAGTTGCTCGATGGTGATGCTGGTGCCGTTGGCGCTTGTCGTCGATGCGCCATGGGCGCTTCCCAACCCGTCGATCGAGGTCTGGCTCTCGCTCCTGGGTATCGGCCTGCTGTCGACCTCGCTCGCCTATCTGATGTTCTTCGCTATCCTCAAACGGGCGGGCGGCAGCAACGTCATGCTCGTGACGCTGATGGTGCCGCCCAGCGCCACCCTGCTCGGGGTGCTCGTGCTGGCCGAACCGGTCAGCACCGGGCAGCTCATCGGCATGGTCCTGATCTGTCTCGGCCTCGTCGCCATCGACGGACGCCTGCTGCGCCGGTTCCGAACGGCATGA
- a CDS encoding glutathione S-transferase family protein, whose translation MYRLYGKPYTMSMVPEGTMDEIGVTYDLITLPDGRSDDPNYLKLRADGLVPTLVDGDLVIIEGSAIAMHLADKHPDTGLAPAVGSAERARWYEWMLYLNSMVHPAVANWFHADWYTDEESGIGGVKRQAEINNDNLWSQINATIAGRTWLCGESFTTADILFVTEAYMHHDYPAMFARETNVAGLVSRIQKRLKIAALLERHGVETVDLG comes from the coding sequence ATGTATCGCCTCTACGGCAAGCCCTACACGATGTCGATGGTGCCCGAAGGCACGATGGACGAGATTGGCGTCACTTACGATCTCATCACCCTGCCCGATGGCCGGTCCGACGATCCGAACTACCTGAAGCTTCGTGCCGACGGTCTCGTGCCGACGCTGGTCGACGGTGATCTCGTCATCATTGAGGGCTCGGCGATCGCCATGCACCTGGCCGACAAACATCCCGACACGGGCCTCGCGCCGGCGGTCGGCAGCGCCGAGCGCGCCCGCTGGTACGAGTGGATGCTCTATCTCAACTCCATGGTGCATCCGGCCGTCGCCAACTGGTTCCACGCCGACTGGTACACGGACGAGGAAAGCGGCATCGGCGGCGTGAAGCGCCAGGCGGAGATCAACAACGATAACCTCTGGTCCCAGATCAACGCGACCATCGCCGGCCGGACATGGCTCTGCGGCGAGAGCTTCACCACGGCCGACATCCTGTTCGTGACCGAGGCCTACATGCACCACGACTACCCCGCGATGTTCGCGCGCGAGACCAATGTCGCAGGGCTCGTCAGCCGCATTCAGAAGCGTCTGAAGATCGCGGCCCTGCTGGAACGCCACGGGGTCGAGACGGTCGACCTCGGCTGA
- a CDS encoding alpha/beta hydrolase yields the protein MPHITANGIKIYVESNGDPKGTPLLIVRGLGSQIIHWPRAMIDRWVEQGFFVITPDNRDAGLSQKFDDFGPIDETDLACKAEAGLPIDAPYAVSAFADDHAGVLDHFGIDRAHIFGVSMGGMIVQVMAALHPDRVITMTSVMSSSGNPDIPLGSPEVRELLLAQPDDPNDRDSVIAFTLRCDRVWGSPGYPFDDAERADLIGRAFDRCWTPEGVKRHYAAVRSSGSRVELLKTITAPSLVIHGLADTLIQPEHGRDTVRNIPGATLIEITGMGHDLEGALGPLIADYVARHVERNSSA from the coding sequence ATGCCCCACATCACCGCGAACGGGATCAAGATCTACGTCGAGAGCAACGGCGACCCCAAGGGTACGCCGCTCCTGATTGTGCGCGGGCTCGGCAGCCAGATCATTCACTGGCCCCGGGCGATGATCGATCGCTGGGTCGAGCAGGGCTTCTTTGTCATCACGCCCGACAACCGCGATGCCGGCCTTTCGCAGAAGTTCGACGACTTCGGTCCCATTGACGAGACCGATCTTGCCTGCAAGGCCGAGGCCGGGTTGCCGATCGACGCCCCCTACGCTGTCAGCGCTTTTGCCGATGACCATGCCGGCGTGCTCGATCACTTCGGCATCGACCGCGCACACATCTTCGGCGTCTCCATGGGCGGCATGATCGTGCAGGTGATGGCCGCGCTGCATCCCGACCGTGTCATCACCATGACGTCGGTGATGTCATCATCGGGCAATCCCGACATTCCATTGGGTTCCCCGGAGGTGCGCGAGCTTCTTCTGGCCCAGCCAGATGATCCGAACGATCGCGACTCCGTCATCGCCTTCACGCTCAGGTGCGACCGCGTCTGGGGCAGCCCCGGTTATCCCTTCGACGATGCCGAGCGCGCGGACCTGATCGGCCGCGCCTTCGACCGTTGCTGGACGCCCGAAGGCGTCAAGAGGCACTACGCCGCGGTACGGTCGAGCGGTTCGCGGGTCGAACTGCTGAAGACGATCACCGCACCCAGCCTCGTGATCCACGGTCTCGCCGATACGCTGATCCAACCCGAACACGGGCGCGACACCGTCCGCAACATCCCCGGCGCCACGCTAATCGAGATCACGGGTATGGGGCACGATCTGGAAGGCGCGTTGGGGCCGTTGATCGCCGATTACGTCGCCCGTCACGTCGAGCGGAATTCTTCGGCCTGA
- the gcvA gene encoding transcriptional regulator GcvA, with the protein MDVRLSTLPLNGLRAFDAAARHLSFTAAAEELAVTPAAISHQIRGLEDRLGVRLFERRTRAVHLTEAGRTLLPETTQAFQTLQRALSRLDRLGDDETLTVTTSPSLGSRWLMPRLGSFEERHPEIEVRVSVSNQLVDLSAGHVDAALRFGRGLYPGMQIDQLSRVQLFPVCSPKLNEGEHPLREPADLRHHNLLHDDSWVYGSGIRPGWDMWLKTLGVDGIGASRGDRFDGAPLVVQAAVLGRGVALVSADMASDELDDGHLIRPFCGDDSINLEFGIYFVSPPEALGKPPVAAFRAWVLETFQAEEFRST; encoded by the coding sequence ATGGACGTTCGCCTTTCGACCCTGCCTCTGAACGGCCTCCGCGCCTTCGACGCTGCAGCCCGCCATCTCTCGTTCACGGCAGCGGCCGAAGAACTCGCGGTCACGCCGGCCGCCATCAGCCATCAGATACGCGGGCTCGAGGACAGGCTTGGCGTGCGCCTCTTCGAGCGCCGCACACGCGCGGTTCATCTCACTGAAGCCGGGCGCACGCTGCTGCCCGAGACCACCCAGGCGTTTCAGACCCTGCAGCGGGCGCTTTCGCGGCTCGACCGCTTGGGTGACGACGAAACACTCACGGTGACGACCTCGCCGTCGCTGGGCTCGCGCTGGCTCATGCCCCGGCTCGGCTCCTTCGAAGAGCGCCACCCGGAAATCGAGGTGCGTGTGTCGGTCTCCAACCAACTGGTCGATCTCAGCGCCGGTCATGTCGATGCCGCGCTACGCTTCGGGCGTGGGCTCTATCCCGGCATGCAGATCGACCAGCTCTCGCGCGTACAGCTCTTCCCGGTGTGCTCACCGAAGCTGAACGAAGGAGAGCACCCTCTCAGGGAACCGGCTGACCTGCGCCACCACAACCTGCTGCACGACGATAGCTGGGTCTACGGCTCGGGGATCCGGCCCGGTTGGGACATGTGGCTGAAGACGCTTGGCGTCGACGGCATCGGCGCCTCACGCGGCGACCGGTTCGACGGTGCGCCGCTGGTCGTCCAGGCCGCCGTGCTGGGCCGCGGTGTCGCCCTCGTCTCCGCCGACATGGCGTCGGACGAACTCGATGACGGCCACCTGATACGCCCCTTCTGCGGCGACGACAGCATCAACCTGGAGTTCGGCATCTACTTCGTCAGCCCGCCCGAGGCGCTCGGCAAGCCGCCGGTCGCAGCGTTCCGAGCGTGGGTGCTCGAGACCTTTCAGGCCGAAGAATTCCGCTCGACGTGA
- the gcvA gene encoding transcriptional regulator GcvA produces the protein MSGRKLPPLNALRAFEAAARHLSFTRAAKELNVTQAAVSHQVKALEERLAVRLFERHGRGLWLTEEGEIYLPFLRQAFDLIADGTDLIVSHDAHGPLSVTMLPTFAVRWFIPRLRDFQIKHPDIEVRMVTTERNVDFNREDVDCGIRYGTGSWPGLDSDKLFEDRFIAVCSPELLTRDPPLKSPEDLRHHTLLHEANDEDWRYWLSALHVKGIDGSRGLFFDSSDLALEAAAAGLGIALGSRIIMQDDLDDGRLVMPFGDLTDENLSHWLVYPKGSARKPKVAAFRGWLLDEAAEAQDALAAS, from the coding sequence ATGAGCGGTCGCAAACTCCCTCCCCTGAATGCGCTGCGCGCCTTCGAGGCCGCCGCGCGGCACCTGTCGTTCACCCGCGCTGCCAAAGAGCTCAATGTCACGCAGGCGGCCGTGAGCCATCAGGTCAAGGCGCTCGAGGAACGTCTCGCCGTGCGCCTGTTCGAGCGCCACGGACGGGGCCTCTGGCTTACCGAAGAAGGCGAGATCTACCTGCCGTTTCTGCGCCAGGCTTTCGACCTGATCGCCGACGGCACCGATCTCATCGTCAGCCACGACGCTCACGGACCGCTGTCGGTCACCATGCTGCCGACCTTCGCCGTGCGCTGGTTCATCCCGCGCCTGCGCGACTTCCAGATCAAGCATCCCGACATCGAGGTGCGCATGGTGACGACCGAGCGCAACGTCGACTTCAACCGCGAGGATGTCGACTGCGGCATCCGTTATGGTACCGGCTCATGGCCGGGGCTGGATTCCGACAAGCTGTTCGAGGACCGTTTCATCGCGGTCTGCAGCCCCGAGCTTCTGACCCGCGATCCGCCGCTGAAGTCGCCGGAAGACCTGCGCCACCACACGCTGCTGCACGAAGCCAACGACGAGGACTGGCGCTACTGGCTCTCGGCGCTGCATGTGAAGGGCATCGACGGCAGCCGGGGGCTGTTCTTCGATTCCAGCGATCTCGCGCTTGAGGCAGCTGCCGCCGGACTCGGCATCGCGCTCGGCAGCCGGATCATCATGCAGGACGACCTTGACGACGGCAGGCTGGTCATGCCGTTCGGTGACCTGACCGACGAGAACCTCTCGCACTGGCTGGTCTACCCCAAGGGCAGCGCGCGCAAGCCCAAGGTGGCGGCCTTTCGCGGTTGGCTGCTGGACGAGGCCGCCGAGGCCCAGGACGCGCTCGCAGCAAGCTGA
- the bmt gene encoding betaine--homocysteine S-methyltransferase — MSLPHDARLGHLLAERDVLIADGATGTNLFARGLETGDAPELWNVDHPDRVLDHHRCMVEAEADIILTNSFGGTRNRLKLHQAHDRVTELNLAAARLARQIADAADHPVLVSGSMGPTGEIMVPVGELTHEEATAAFGEQAAALAEGGADMIWIETMSSEEEARAAIEGSESSGLPIVCTMTFDTNGRTMMGVTPEGAANFFGASQPRLAACGANCGNGFGELVAAVAGIGAACEADRVLIAKANCGLPEYVDGEIRYSGTPEIMRTYARLARDAGARIIGGCCGSTPEHVAAMADELRGYVPGERPDLAVIESVLGLNRVAPPPDAEGRKRRSRRRT; from the coding sequence TTGTCTCTTCCCCACGATGCCCGCCTCGGTCACCTCCTGGCCGAGCGTGACGTACTGATCGCTGATGGGGCGACAGGCACCAATCTCTTCGCCCGCGGCCTGGAGACCGGTGATGCGCCGGAGCTCTGGAACGTCGACCATCCCGACCGGGTGCTCGACCACCACCGGTGCATGGTCGAGGCCGAAGCCGACATCATCCTGACCAACAGCTTCGGCGGCACACGCAACCGGCTCAAGCTGCATCAGGCACACGACAGGGTGACTGAGCTCAATTTGGCGGCGGCCCGGCTGGCTCGCCAGATTGCCGATGCTGCCGATCATCCCGTTCTGGTCTCGGGATCGATGGGACCCACGGGCGAGATCATGGTGCCGGTCGGCGAGCTGACGCACGAGGAGGCCACGGCGGCCTTCGGCGAACAGGCCGCGGCGCTCGCCGAGGGCGGCGCCGACATGATTTGGATCGAGACCATGAGCTCCGAGGAGGAAGCGCGTGCCGCGATCGAAGGGTCGGAATCGTCGGGTTTGCCGATCGTTTGCACCATGACCTTCGACACCAATGGCCGCACCATGATGGGTGTGACGCCTGAGGGCGCCGCGAACTTCTTCGGCGCGAGCCAGCCCAGGCTTGCCGCCTGCGGTGCCAACTGCGGCAACGGCTTCGGCGAACTGGTCGCCGCCGTTGCGGGCATCGGCGCGGCCTGCGAGGCCGATCGTGTGCTGATCGCCAAGGCCAACTGCGGACTGCCGGAGTATGTCGATGGGGAGATCCGCTACTCGGGCACGCCCGAGATCATGCGGACCTATGCCCGGCTCGCGCGCGATGCCGGTGCCCGCATCATCGGCGGTTGCTGCGGCTCCACACCCGAACACGTCGCGGCCATGGCCGACGAGCTGCGGGGCTATGTGCCAGGCGAACGCCCGGATCTTGCGGTGATCGAGTCCGTCCTCGGCCTCAACCGCGTGGCGCCGCCGCCCGACGCCGAAGGACGCAAGCGCCGATCACGCCGCCGGACCTGA
- a CDS encoding MaoC family dehydratase, producing the protein MERTVSDPLDALTVGRSDSYTRTVTEADIVLFAGVSGDDNPVHLNEPWAAQTMFKGRIAHGMLSAGYISTVIGTRLPGPGSIYMSQNLKFKAPVRIGDTVTATVTVREINTEKRRLTLDTVCTVGEAVVIDGEAMVMLPKPSA; encoded by the coding sequence CTGGAGCGCACCGTGTCTGATCCGCTTGATGCCCTCACCGTCGGTCGGTCCGACAGCTACACCCGTACCGTCACCGAAGCCGACATCGTGCTGTTCGCCGGCGTCTCAGGCGACGACAACCCGGTCCACCTCAACGAGCCCTGGGCGGCCCAGACCATGTTCAAGGGCCGCATCGCCCACGGCATGCTCTCGGCGGGTTACATCTCAACCGTCATCGGCACCCGCCTGCCCGGTCCGGGTTCAATCTACATGAGCCAGAATCTCAAGTTCAAGGCGCCGGTCCGCATCGGCGACACCGTGACGGCGACCGTCACCGTGCGCGAGATCAACACCGAGAAGCGCCGCCTGACGCTCGACACCGTCTGCACCGTCGGCGAGGCCGTCGTGATTGACGGCGAAGCCATGGTGATGCTGCCGAAGCCGTCGGCGTAG
- a CDS encoding bifunctional riboflavin kinase/FAD synthetase, which produces MRILRHPASTPADLRGAVMALGNFDGVHRGHQSVIALAQAIAKAEGTLSGVVTFEPHPRSFFGGDTSPFRLTPFRQKARLLAGLGLDLMVNLTFGPMIAGRLAQEFVSEDLLDGLGVRHVVTGPGFVFGKGRRGNGQVLARMAEREGFGYTESPIFHHDDKKVSSTEVRVLLRRGQVGAAARLMGHPWEYEARVQSGHQRGREMGFPTANQALDGTLHPGPGIYAVRAGIVEGMTTTWHDGAAYIGTRPTFQGETVLLETNLFDFSGNLYGKRLRVAMFERVRKDMTFRGMEALATQMGEDCAKARDVLAGLRDRSAESCGRMADAGASLHLDIPSPRC; this is translated from the coding sequence ATGCGTATCCTCCGGCATCCTGCTTCGACCCCGGCCGATCTTCGTGGTGCTGTCATGGCACTCGGCAACTTCGACGGCGTGCACCGCGGGCACCAGAGTGTCATTGCGCTGGCCCAGGCGATCGCGAAGGCCGAGGGTACACTGTCCGGCGTCGTCACCTTCGAGCCGCATCCGCGCAGCTTCTTCGGCGGTGACACCTCGCCCTTTCGTCTGACGCCCTTCCGCCAGAAGGCCCGCCTGCTCGCGGGCCTGGGCCTCGACCTCATGGTGAACCTCACCTTCGGCCCCATGATTGCAGGCCGGCTGGCTCAGGAGTTCGTCTCCGAGGATCTGCTCGACGGGCTTGGCGTGCGCCATGTCGTCACCGGTCCCGGCTTCGTCTTCGGCAAGGGCCGACGCGGCAACGGCCAGGTGCTTGCCCGCATGGCTGAGCGCGAGGGCTTCGGCTACACTGAGTCTCCGATCTTCCATCACGATGACAAGAAGGTGTCCTCGACCGAGGTGCGCGTGTTGCTGCGTCGCGGCCAGGTCGGCGCGGCGGCCCGGCTGATGGGTCATCCTTGGGAGTACGAGGCCCGTGTCCAGTCCGGCCACCAGCGCGGCCGCGAAATGGGCTTCCCCACCGCCAACCAGGCGCTCGATGGCACGCTCCACCCCGGCCCCGGCATCTACGCCGTGCGCGCCGGCATCGTGGAGGGCATGACGACCACCTGGCACGACGGCGCTGCCTACATCGGCACCCGCCCCACCTTCCAGGGCGAAACCGTGCTGCTCGAAACCAACCTCTTCGACTTCTCCGGCAACCTTTACGGCAAACGCCTGCGCGTCGCGATGTTCGAACGCGTGCGCAAGGACATGACCTTCCGCGGCATGGAGGCTCTTGCCACGCAAATGGGGGAAGACTGCGCCAAGGCACGGGACGTGCTGGCGGGGCTCAGGGACCGGAGCGCTGAATCCTGCGGGCGTATGGCGGATGCTGGCGCCTCGCTCCACCTCGACATCCCCTCGCCCCGGTGCTAG
- a CDS encoding isoleucine--tRNA ligase has protein sequence MTADYKSTLFLPETDFPMRACLPELEPEILARWAKNDLYRQLREDSKGRKKFILHDGPPYANGHLHIGHALNKILKDVINRSQQMLGKDANYVPGWDCHGLPIEWKIEEQYRAIGKDKDEIDIVKFRRECREFADHWIDVQREEFKRLGVIGDWDDPYLTMAYPAEAQIVRELGKFLMSGELYRGSKPVMWSCIEKTALAEAEVEYHEHKSPTIDVAFPVVSTPTPALERAHVVIWTTTPWTIPGNRAIAYGKGFDYRLIEVTEVGEKSGAAVGQKIVLVAELMADALARCQITGHTELGRITSDQLAGTVTRHPFRGQGYDFDVPLLEGGHVTTEQGTGFVHIAPGHGADDWVLGMANGIEVPHTVGEDGSYFEDVSLFAGARVLTPEGKDGDANGRVIKALIESGCLLGKGSLRHSYPHSWRSKAPLIFRNTSQWFVSMEEKGLRETALKAIDDTRWVPRSGHARIRGMIETRPDWVLSRQRAWGVPIAVFVHKKTGEVLRDQAVIDRIADAVEEEGADVWFADDPQRFLGNEYEADDYEQVHDILDVWFDSGSTHAFCLDQRENLQWPASLYLEGSDQHRGWFHSSLLESCGTRGRAPYDAVLTHGFVMDGEGRKMSKSLGNVVAPQEVIEQYGADILRVWVVSADYSEDLRISQEIVKHQADSYRRLRNTLRFLLGNLANFSEEERLDAVDMPELERWMLHRLVELDRQIRQNCDDFDFHAMFVALHNFCATDLSAFYFDIRKDALYCDPANAPRRRACRTVLDTLFSCLTSWLAPIICFTAEEAWLQRFPDETDSVHRRTFPDVPEDWRDDALAAKWQTVRRLRRVVTGALEVERRAKRIGASLQAHPHVYATASDIAAMEGVDLAEIVIASQATLIEGEGPADAFRLDDVAGISVVAEYADGARCERCWMVLEEVGSDPIMNDLCLRCVGAVAEIADVSEVRS, from the coding sequence ATGACTGCCGACTACAAGTCGACCCTGTTTCTGCCCGAAACCGACTTCCCCATGCGCGCGTGCCTTCCCGAGCTCGAGCCCGAGATCCTGGCGCGCTGGGCGAAGAACGATCTCTATCGCCAGCTGCGCGAGGACTCGAAGGGGCGCAAGAAGTTCATCCTTCACGACGGCCCTCCTTACGCGAACGGCCATCTCCACATCGGCCACGCGCTCAACAAGATCCTCAAAGACGTCATCAACCGCTCCCAGCAGATGCTGGGCAAGGACGCGAACTACGTGCCCGGCTGGGACTGCCACGGCCTGCCGATCGAGTGGAAGATCGAGGAGCAGTATCGTGCGATCGGCAAGGACAAGGACGAGATCGACATCGTCAAGTTCCGCCGCGAGTGCCGCGAGTTCGCCGACCACTGGATCGACGTGCAGCGCGAGGAGTTCAAGCGGCTGGGCGTGATCGGCGACTGGGATGACCCTTATCTCACCATGGCTTATCCGGCCGAGGCGCAGATCGTGCGCGAGTTGGGCAAGTTCCTGATGTCGGGCGAGCTCTATCGTGGCTCCAAGCCCGTCATGTGGTCCTGCATCGAGAAGACCGCGCTGGCCGAGGCCGAGGTCGAGTATCACGAACACAAGTCTCCCACGATCGACGTCGCCTTCCCGGTTGTGTCGACGCCCACCCCGGCGCTCGAGCGCGCGCATGTCGTGATCTGGACGACGACGCCCTGGACCATCCCCGGCAACCGCGCGATCGCCTATGGCAAGGGGTTCGATTACCGTCTGATCGAGGTGACCGAGGTCGGCGAGAAGTCGGGTGCGGCGGTCGGCCAGAAGATCGTTCTGGTGGCCGAACTGATGGCGGACGCCCTGGCACGCTGCCAGATCACCGGTCACACGGAACTCGGACGCATCACCAGCGACCAGCTCGCCGGCACGGTGACACGCCATCCGTTCCGGGGCCAGGGTTACGATTTCGATGTGCCGTTGCTCGAAGGCGGCCACGTCACCACCGAACAGGGCACGGGCTTCGTCCATATCGCGCCGGGCCACGGTGCGGATGACTGGGTGCTCGGCATGGCGAACGGCATCGAGGTGCCGCACACCGTGGGCGAGGACGGCAGCTATTTCGAGGATGTGTCGCTCTTTGCCGGCGCGCGTGTCCTGACGCCGGAGGGCAAGGACGGTGACGCCAACGGGCGGGTCATCAAGGCGCTGATCGAGTCGGGCTGCCTGCTCGGCAAGGGCAGCCTGCGCCACAGCTATCCGCATTCCTGGCGTTCGAAAGCCCCGCTGATCTTCCGCAACACGAGCCAGTGGTTCGTCTCGATGGAGGAGAAGGGTCTGCGGGAGACGGCGCTGAAGGCAATCGACGACACCCGCTGGGTACCGCGCTCTGGCCACGCCCGCATCCGGGGCATGATCGAGACCCGGCCCGACTGGGTCCTGTCCCGTCAAAGGGCATGGGGCGTGCCGATCGCCGTCTTCGTCCACAAGAAGACAGGTGAGGTGCTGCGCGACCAGGCGGTGATCGACCGCATCGCCGACGCCGTGGAAGAGGAGGGCGCCGATGTCTGGTTCGCTGACGACCCCCAGCGGTTCCTGGGCAACGAGTACGAGGCCGACGACTACGAGCAGGTTCACGACATCCTTGATGTCTGGTTCGACTCCGGTTCGACCCACGCCTTCTGCTTGGATCAGCGCGAGAACCTGCAGTGGCCGGCCTCGCTTTATCTCGAGGGGTCCGACCAGCATCGCGGCTGGTTCCATTCGTCGCTGCTGGAAAGCTGCGGCACGCGTGGTCGCGCGCCCTATGACGCGGTGCTGACCCATGGCTTCGTCATGGACGGCGAAGGTCGCAAGATGTCGAAGTCGCTCGGCAACGTGGTCGCCCCCCAGGAGGTGATCGAGCAGTACGGTGCCGACATCCTGCGCGTATGGGTGGTCTCAGCCGACTACAGCGAGGATCTCCGGATCAGTCAGGAGATCGTGAAGCACCAGGCCGACAGTTATCGCCGGCTGCGCAACACGCTGCGCTTCCTGCTGGGCAACCTTGCCAATTTCTCCGAGGAGGAGCGGCTTGATGCCGTGGACATGCCGGAGCTGGAGCGCTGGATGCTGCACCGGCTCGTGGAGCTCGATCGCCAGATCCGGCAGAACTGCGACGACTTCGATTTCCACGCCATGTTCGTGGCGCTGCACAACTTCTGCGCCACGGATCTGTCGGCCTTCTACTTCGACATTCGCAAGGATGCTCTCTACTGCGATCCCGCGAATGCGCCGCGCCGCCGCGCCTGCCGTACGGTGCTCGACACGCTGTTCTCGTGCCTGACGTCCTGGCTTGCGCCGATCATCTGCTTCACCGCCGAGGAGGCCTGGCTGCAGCGCTTCCCGGATGAGACCGACAGCGTGCATCGCCGTACCTTCCCCGACGTGCCCGAGGACTGGCGCGACGACGCGCTGGCCGCGAAGTGGCAGACCGTGCGCCGCCTGCGCCGTGTGGTGACCGGCGCGCTTGAGGTCGAACGCCGCGCGAAGCGCATCGGTGCCAGCCTCCAGGCCCATCCCCATGTTTACGCCACGGCGTCCGATATCGCCGCGATGGAGGGCGTCGATCTCGCCGAGATCGTGATCGCGTCGCAGGCGACGCTGATCGAGGGCGAGGGGCCGGCCGACGCCTTCCGGCTCGACGATGTCGCCGGCATCTCAGTCGTTGCGGAGTATGCCGACGGGGCGCGCTGCGAACGATGCTGGATGGTGCTCGAGGAGGTCGGCTCGGATCCGATCATGAACGATCTCTGCCTTCGCTGCGTCGGCGCGGTCGCCGAGATTGCCGACGTATCGGAGGTCAGGTCCTGA
- the lspA gene encoding signal peptidase II, producing the protein MLDGARGGRLGSDHERSLPSLRRRGRRDCRRIGGQVLTGRRLFVLGLAVLAVTLVADQVSKLILIDVMEANAFRPIEITGFFNLVMVWNRGVSFGMLGGGEETTRWLLTIFAVVVACALVVWMRRQELRRQVIAIGLVAGGALGNAIDRVVYGAVADFFDVHVSGWSWPAFNIADSAITVGVVILVIDALLTSRSSRKVVP; encoded by the coding sequence ATGCTGGATGGTGCTCGAGGAGGTCGGCTCGGATCCGATCATGAACGATCTCTGCCTTCGCTGCGTCGGCGCGGTCGCCGAGATTGCCGACGTATCGGAGGTCAGGTCCTGACAGGCCGCCGCCTCTTCGTCCTCGGTCTTGCCGTGCTGGCGGTCACGCTGGTGGCTGACCAGGTCTCGAAGCTCATCCTGATTGACGTCATGGAGGCGAACGCCTTCCGTCCGATCGAGATCACCGGTTTCTTCAACCTCGTGATGGTGTGGAACCGGGGTGTGAGTTTCGGGATGCTCGGCGGCGGCGAGGAGACCACGCGATGGCTTCTGACTATCTTCGCCGTCGTCGTGGCCTGCGCACTTGTGGTCTGGATGCGCCGACAGGAGTTGCGGCGGCAGGTGATCGCCATCGGACTGGTTGCGGGCGGGGCGCTGGGCAATGCCATCGACCGGGTGGTGTACGGCGCCGTTGCCGACTTCTTCGACGTCCACGTTTCTGGCTGGAGTTGGCCCGCCTTCAACATCGCCGATTCCGCGATCACGGTCGGTGTCGTGATCCTCGTGATCGACGCCTTGTTGACGTCAAGAAGCAGTCGTAAGGTGGTGCCATGA